The Synergistaceae bacterium genome window below encodes:
- a CDS encoding thiamine pyrophosphate-dependent enzyme, with amino-acid sequence MPREDVKKLLRTKFMPHIWCPGCGHGIIMHAILRALADLEIPKEKICISSGIGCSSRMPGYIDACTLHTAHGRSLAFATGVKLANPDLTIVNVMGDGDSTAIGGNHFIHACRRNIGITAIVMNNNIYGMTGGQASPTTPEGAFAATAPYGSIDPTFDICKLAEGAGATYVARVTVAQPAMCEQILKKAIEHQKKGFAMVEIVTYCHTQFGRKNKRSRPMDNFNYLKDNSVMKAKADSMSPEELKGKIIIGEFVNVEDAREYTERYDEIIKRAQARV; translated from the coding sequence ATGCCCCGCGAAGATGTAAAAAAACTTTTACGCACAAAGTTTATGCCTCATATATGGTGCCCGGGCTGCGGACATGGGATAATCATGCATGCAATACTTCGCGCACTTGCTGATCTTGAGATTCCCAAAGAAAAAATCTGCATCTCCTCAGGCATAGGCTGTTCAAGCCGTATGCCTGGTTATATTGACGCATGTACGCTGCACACAGCACACGGCCGCTCTCTCGCTTTTGCAACCGGCGTAAAACTTGCAAATCCTGATCTTACGATTGTCAATGTAATGGGAGACGGCGACAGTACTGCAATAGGCGGTAATCACTTTATACACGCATGCCGCCGCAACATTGGGATCACTGCCATAGTCATGAACAACAATATCTATGGCATGACAGGCGGACAGGCGTCACCGACGACACCTGAGGGCGCATTTGCTGCGACAGCCCCTTACGGTTCGATAGACCCTACATTTGATATCTGCAAGCTGGCGGAAGGTGCCGGAGCAACTTACGTCGCACGTGTAACGGTAGCCCAGCCGGCAATGTGCGAGCAGATACTCAAGAAGGCAATAGAACACCAAAAGAAAGGGTTCGCTATGGTCGAAATCGTCACCTACTGCCACACGCAGTTTGGACGTAAGAACAAGCGCAGCCGTCCTATGGATAACTTCAATTACCTGAAGGATAATTCAGTCATGAAGGCAAAAGCTGATTCCATGAGTCCTGAAGAGCTTAAGGGCAAGATTATAATCGGGGAATTCGTCAATGTGGAAGACGCCCGCGAATACACTGAGCGCTATGATGAAATTATAAAGCGCGCTCAGGCAAGGGTATAG
- a CDS encoding 2-oxoacid:acceptor oxidoreductase subunit alpha, which translates to MAHVEFWQGNKALAMGAIAAGCRFFGGYPITPSTEIMETMSEELPKLGGKFIQMEDEIGGIAAAIGASIAGMKAMTGSSGPGISLKQELLGYAYMAEIPIVVADVQRGGPSTGLPTKVSQADVMQAKWGTHGDHATIAYAPSSIQECYTIAIKAFNNAERFRQPVLIMADEIIGHMREKIVIPEEGSFPIVNRKKPTVCPDEFIPYLADEDDIPPMAAFGDGYRWHVTGLTSNDWGFPTNDAPDIEKKATRIIRKVDRCRDEIVEYTEDNMEDAEVAVVSYGSVSRSALRAIRELRLEGVKVGHFRPITLWPFPDKEIAELSKRVKHIIVPELNAGQMVLEVERTVKGRCEVHARNLINGELYKPAEIMSFIKEVA; encoded by the coding sequence ATGGCCCATGTTGAATTCTGGCAGGGTAACAAAGCCTTAGCTATGGGCGCTATCGCCGCAGGATGCAGGTTCTTCGGCGGATATCCTATCACACCTTCGACAGAGATCATGGAAACGATGTCTGAAGAACTGCCGAAGCTAGGTGGGAAATTCATTCAGATGGAAGATGAAATCGGCGGGATAGCGGCCGCTATCGGAGCCTCTATAGCAGGAATGAAAGCAATGACCGGCAGCTCAGGACCCGGAATATCACTTAAGCAGGAACTTCTCGGCTATGCATATATGGCCGAAATACCTATAGTAGTTGCAGATGTACAGCGCGGCGGCCCTTCTACCGGACTTCCCACGAAGGTCTCTCAGGCAGACGTGATGCAGGCCAAATGGGGGACCCACGGTGACCACGCGACCATCGCATACGCTCCCAGCTCGATCCAGGAGTGCTACACTATAGCGATCAAGGCATTCAACAACGCAGAACGCTTCCGTCAGCCCGTACTTATAATGGCGGACGAGATTATCGGACATATGCGTGAAAAAATTGTCATCCCCGAAGAGGGCTCGTTCCCAATTGTAAACCGCAAGAAGCCGACAGTCTGCCCTGATGAATTCATACCGTACCTCGCAGACGAAGATGATATTCCCCCCATGGCGGCATTCGGTGACGGTTACCGCTGGCATGTAACTGGACTTACCAGCAATGACTGGGGCTTCCCGACAAACGACGCACCAGATATTGAGAAGAAAGCAACGCGCATCATACGTAAAGTCGACAGATGCCGCGACGAGATAGTTGAATATACAGAAGATAACATGGAGGACGCCGAAGTAGCAGTCGTCTCTTATGGCAGTGTTTCGCGCTCGGCACTTCGCGCGATCCGTGAACTCCGGCTGGAAGGCGTTAAAGTCGGGCATTTCCGTCCTATCACGCTCTGGCCGTTCCCGGACAAGGAAATAGCTGAACTTTCCAAGAGAGTGAAACATATTATAGTTCCTGAACTTAACGCAGGACAAATGGTCCTCGAAGTAGAGAGAACCGTTAAAGGCAGATGTGAAGTCCATGCCAGAAATCTTATCAATGGCGAGCTTTACAAACCGGCAGAGATCATGTCCTTCATCAAGGAGGTGGCGTAA
- a CDS encoding 4Fe-4S dicluster domain-containing protein, with protein MAKMFNIDIFEKWCKGCGLCIAICPKKVLELSDKVKSTAARPDDCIGCHQCDNICPDMAITIKERD; from the coding sequence TTGGCGAAGATGTTCAACATCGATATTTTTGAGAAATGGTGCAAGGGATGTGGCCTCTGTATCGCTATTTGCCCGAAGAAGGTTCTTGAACTAAGCGATAAGGTTAAGAGCACAGCAGCCCGTCCTGACGATTGTATTGGTTGTCACCAGTGTGATAACATATGTCCGGATATGGCAATAACAATTAAGGAGCGTGACTAA
- the tsaB gene encoding tRNA (adenosine(37)-N6)-threonylcarbamoyltransferase complex dimerization subunit type 1 TsaB, which translates to MAVLGIDCTTKWTDIGISQDGIVLGEMNLELGRAQSARLPIMVAGLLCETCMTLSDIDLIAAANGPGYYTGIRTGVAYAAALAESLSINVVPVSTMELFVYDLRYKGVPLIPVLKARKNSVYCAIYLSDGKDLTTEIPPRFCTAAECASLVTNYPDGLVVGSDRELYQELISLPNKNIPRPSGLGGQVPLMGERYRRYSVAPEKLRGEYLREPDIGPTFFN; encoded by the coding sequence ATGGCTGTACTTGGAATAGACTGTACTACAAAATGGACTGACATCGGGATATCGCAGGATGGGATAGTTCTGGGCGAAATGAACCTTGAGCTTGGACGGGCACAGTCCGCAAGGCTTCCGATCATGGTCGCCGGACTTCTTTGCGAAACATGCATGACTCTCTCTGACATAGACCTGATAGCGGCGGCAAATGGGCCGGGCTATTATACAGGCATACGCACAGGAGTAGCCTATGCTGCGGCATTGGCAGAATCTCTCTCCATAAACGTAGTCCCTGTCTCTACTATGGAGTTGTTTGTCTATGACCTGCGCTATAAGGGAGTCCCTCTTATTCCTGTCCTCAAGGCGAGAAAGAACAGCGTATATTGTGCGATTTACCTTTCTGACGGGAAGGATCTCACCACAGAAATTCCACCTCGCTTTTGTACAGCCGCAGAATGCGCATCTCTGGTCACCAATTATCCTGACGGGCTGGTTGTCGGGTCCGACAGAGAGCTTTATCAGGAACTTATATCTCTGCCCAATAAAAATATTCCCCGTCCTTCAGGCCTTGGAGGACAGGTGCCGCTGATGGGTGAAAGATATCGCCGATACTCTGTGGCACCGGAGAAGCTTCGAGGTGAATACCTGCGGGAACCGGACATCGGTCCCACGTTTTTCAATTGA